ACTTGGCGGGTCTCTCTGACGAAGAGCTGTACGGCGAGATGCTCTTCCAGCTGCTTGATCTGACGGCTGACAGCCCCATGAGTGACGCCCAATTCGGTCGCCGCGAGCGTAAAGCTCGCATGTCTGGCTGCGGCTACGAAGGCACGCACCGCATTTAAAGGAGGGAGGCGGACGTTGGTCATGCGTGAGTTTCCATCACGCGTACATCTCAGATTTGCTCGCTTGTTGCCATCGCTTTCTCGAGCTATCCGCGTTGAGGTACGTTAAATTTTTTCACCGATTAACCTGATCGATGAGCCCAAAGCGGAATTCCATGGCTGAAAAAATAGAACTGATCCTGTTCGACATGGACAACGTCCTGTGTACCTACGACAGGCATGCTCGTGCCGCGCGATTGGCCGAAATCTCCGGCAATACGGCGGAGAACATCTATCAAGCCATATGGGATAGCGGGTTCGAGCAGTTGGGCGACGACGGCACACTGTCGCGTCGAGAATATCTTGGCGCCTTTGGCGATCGGATTGGCCATTCTCTGAGCCTTGCTGAATGGCTCGACGCACGTCGAACGTCCATGAAGCCAAATCACGCGATGCTCGGGGTCGTCGATCACCTGCGTAGATCCGTCGACGTGGCCGTTCTCACGAACAACACGGAACTGGTCGTGGATCACATCGATCTTCTCTGCCCAGAACTCCGACCGCTGTTTGGCTCACGACTGTACGCGTCGGCTCGATTTCGTGCGGCGAAGCCTGATGTTGCCTGTTATCGACGATGCCT
This region of Bradyrhizobium sp. CCGUVB1N3 genomic DNA includes:
- a CDS encoding HAD family phosphatase, coding for MAEKIELILFDMDNVLCTYDRHARAARLAEISGNTAENIYQAIWDSGFEQLGDDGTLSRREYLGAFGDRIGHSLSLAEWLDARRTSMKPNHAMLGVVDHLRRSVDVAVLTNNTELVVDHIDLLCPELRPLFGSRLYASARFRAAKPDVACYRRCLAELGVRSEAVLFIDDLAENIAGANAAGLHSHHFTTVEGFQAELKRYGILSSGAD